In a single window of the Anaerocolumna cellulosilytica genome:
- a CDS encoding glycosyltransferase family 2 protein: protein MEQIENIQTVTSHLDKVQVKTGRLAIVIPVYQEGNHIRASIGEIRRILIEHCIDYEFILVDDGSTDNTWEQLAALACENKNITALRLTRNFGKEAAVCAGLEYADTEVLLVMDSDLQHPPELIPEMYRYWQEGYEVVEGIKSDRGKEGVFYKFCSEIFYRFLSKTSSIDLKNASDFKLLDKKVIEAWKRMPERTTFFRGMAAWVGFLRKQLAFEVRNRTTGQSKWSFLRLLKLAVGAMTSYTTVPLHFITIMGFIMFLLFLILGGQTLYMKLSGQALDGFTTVILLLLIIGSSVMISLGIIGIYLSKIYHEVKGRPRYLIADGIREGEKIC from the coding sequence ATGGAACAAATAGAGAACATCCAAACAGTTACGAGTCATTTGGATAAGGTACAAGTAAAAACAGGACGGCTTGCTATTGTGATACCGGTCTATCAAGAGGGAAATCATATACGTGCTTCTATAGGGGAAATCAGGCGGATATTAATTGAACATTGTATAGACTATGAGTTTATATTGGTTGATGACGGGTCTACGGATAATACTTGGGAACAGCTTGCAGCGTTAGCTTGTGAAAATAAAAATATAACTGCACTGCGGCTTACCAGAAATTTTGGTAAAGAGGCTGCGGTTTGTGCAGGTCTTGAATACGCAGATACGGAAGTGCTTCTGGTAATGGATTCCGATTTACAGCATCCGCCTGAATTAATACCGGAAATGTATAGGTATTGGCAGGAAGGATACGAAGTAGTCGAAGGAATAAAATCAGATAGGGGAAAAGAAGGTGTCTTCTACAAGTTTTGTTCAGAGATTTTTTATCGTTTTTTGTCAAAGACTTCTTCTATTGATTTAAAAAATGCTTCGGATTTTAAATTGCTTGATAAAAAGGTAATCGAGGCATGGAAGCGGATGCCAGAGCGTACCACTTTCTTTCGGGGAATGGCAGCTTGGGTTGGGTTTTTAAGAAAGCAGCTTGCCTTTGAGGTAAGGAATAGAACGACAGGACAGAGTAAATGGTCTTTTTTAAGACTTTTAAAGCTGGCAGTGGGAGCGATGACTTCCTATACGACAGTACCTCTCCATTTTATAACCATTATGGGATTTATTATGTTTCTGTTGTTTTTAATTCTTGGAGGGCAGACTTTATATATGAAACTCTCCGGACAGGCTCTGGATGGTTTTACTACAGTAATATTACTGCTGCTTATAATTGGAAGCTCTGTTATGATAAGCCTTGGGATTATAGGAATCTATCTGTCTAAAATCTACCATGAAGTAAAAGGCAGACCCAGATATCTGATTGCAGACGGAATACGGGAAGGAGAGAAGATATGTTAG
- a CDS encoding AAA family ATPase, with product MSRISQKAKLLYIGRENYKTLAGYCEQLLEEGYWDNPQRVLKRNIDDMLSMYVQAVLIQLGLYCGCFSTEEINFILEISGMDSFGIMDEKCVQADIFMLTEKVMKAPPILLQLCGLRDTQKSSCMAGCFFDALLNILLSMAEINNRRDRKLTSFIMGYFMQVSAFLNTRELDYCIDERYVFRKISCENLEGSTQVLRIPGMDFEAYKERYIFHRSSFIKGQEKGLNQSEETGYPNRLQEEAGKRELADSDFHKKAGKEQQMSAPVETLPFEEKQDVLNKLLAELNTLIGLENVKEEIKSLINLIKVRKLREEYNMPLTNISYHMVYTGNPGTGKTTVARLVAKIYKELGILSEGNLVETDRSGLVAGYVGQTALKVKEVVEEAIGGVLFIDEAYALASGIGTSDFGGEAIDTLVKLMEDNRDNLVVIVAGYREEMNEFLKSNTGLISRFNRFIDFKDYTVEELLLILKTMAKSAGLTMEPEAVNIVKEKLLLLEEDKKKMFGNGRGIRNIFEKIMVNQANRLMTNEKPTKEQLTVIAVQDTDFDINY from the coding sequence ATGAGCCGGATTTCTCAGAAAGCAAAATTACTATACATTGGACGAGAAAATTATAAAACCTTAGCCGGATACTGTGAACAGCTTTTAGAAGAAGGGTATTGGGACAATCCGCAAAGGGTTTTAAAGAGAAACATAGATGATATGCTGTCAATGTATGTCCAGGCTGTTCTTATCCAGCTTGGATTATACTGTGGATGCTTTAGTACAGAGGAGATCAATTTTATTCTTGAAATATCGGGTATGGATTCCTTTGGAATAATGGATGAAAAGTGTGTTCAGGCGGATATTTTTATGCTGACAGAGAAGGTTATGAAGGCACCCCCCATTCTGTTACAGCTATGCGGGTTAAGAGACACGCAGAAATCCTCCTGTATGGCGGGATGCTTTTTTGATGCACTGCTTAACATATTGTTATCTATGGCTGAAATTAATAACAGGAGGGATCGTAAGCTGACTTCCTTTATTATGGGATATTTTATGCAAGTCAGTGCTTTTTTAAATACCAGGGAGTTAGATTACTGTATTGATGAAAGATATGTGTTCCGCAAAATAAGCTGTGAAAACCTGGAGGGTAGTACACAGGTCTTAAGAATACCCGGCATGGACTTTGAAGCGTATAAGGAAAGATATATTTTTCATAGAAGCAGTTTCATCAAAGGGCAGGAGAAGGGGCTAAATCAGTCAGAAGAAACTGGTTACCCGAATCGGCTGCAAGAAGAAGCAGGAAAAAGAGAACTTGCTGATTCTGACTTTCATAAAAAAGCAGGTAAAGAGCAGCAGATGTCAGCACCTGTAGAAACTCTTCCTTTCGAAGAAAAACAAGATGTTTTGAATAAACTGCTTGCGGAGTTGAATACCTTAATTGGTCTTGAGAATGTCAAGGAAGAAATAAAGTCACTAATTAACTTGATTAAAGTGAGAAAACTACGTGAAGAATATAATATGCCACTTACTAATATATCCTATCATATGGTATATACCGGGAATCCGGGTACCGGAAAAACAACGGTAGCAAGGTTGGTGGCAAAGATTTATAAAGAGCTTGGAATACTATCAGAAGGCAATCTGGTGGAGACTGACCGGTCAGGGCTGGTAGCCGGCTACGTAGGACAAACCGCTTTAAAAGTAAAAGAAGTGGTAGAGGAGGCAATCGGCGGTGTACTCTTTATTGACGAAGCATATGCATTGGCAAGTGGTATAGGTACCAGTGATTTTGGCGGTGAAGCAATCGATACGCTTGTAAAACTTATGGAAGACAACAGGGATAATTTGGTAGTAATTGTTGCAGGCTATAGAGAAGAAATGAACGAATTTCTAAAGTCTAACACAGGTCTTATTTCAAGGTTTAACCGATTTATCGACTTTAAAGATTATACGGTGGAGGAATTGCTTCTTATTCTTAAAACCATGGCAAAGAGTGCTGGCTTAACAATGGAGCCAGAAGCAGTGAATATTGTTAAGGAAAAGCTTCTTCTATTAGAGGAAGACAAGAAAAAAATGTTTGGCAATGGCAGAGGAATACGTAATATCTTTGAAAAAATAATGGTAAATCAAGCAAATCGTCTTATGACTAATGAAAAACCTACTAAGGAGCAGTTAACGGTTATAGCCGTCCAGGATACGGATTTTGATATAAACTATTGA
- the recG gene encoding ATP-dependent DNA helicase RecG, with protein sequence MGELTTLNMSSPVIKIKGIGEKTEKDLNKLGIFTVSDMIQHYPRTYDMHEPPIPITELVEGNIATIEASVLNAAVTKQVRNLKIISCRVKDYSGVLTLSWFNMPFLKNKLRMGYHFIFRGKVVRKNGVLVIEQPAIYTREEYIKKMNVLQPVYALTSGITNNTITKAVKTAMGLLDFSKDYLPRRIVKEYELMALKGALQEIHFPKDKENVAKARQRLAFDEFFQFTLALQALKEKKNVLTNQFRFSKGEECSTFIEKLPYELTKAQKRVWQEILTDLTGVKTMNRLVQGDVGSGKTILAALALLFVGVNGYQGSLMVPTEVLAVQHYESIREMFLEYGLTVILLVGSMTQAVKRKTYEKIKNHEVDIIIGTHALIQEKVEYDNLALAITDEQHRFGVRQREALFNKGIQPHVLVMSATPIPRTLAIILYGDLDISVVDELPANRLPIKNCVVDTGYRETAYRFIAGQVAEGRQAYVICPMVDESETIEAENVLEYTEKLKDALPGSIAVEYLHGKMKPKEKNDIMERFAKGEIQVLVSTTVVEVGVNVPNATVMMVENAERFGLAQLHQLRGRVGRGKYQSYCILVSGSMGKDTKKRLEILNQSNDGFYIAGEDLKLRGPGDMFGIRQSGDMEFRIGDIYNDAKVLMLANEAAKSLTDKEISTIYEENPVLAQKINNYDIGTL encoded by the coding sequence ATGGGAGAACTTACGACATTAAACATGTCTTCACCAGTTATAAAGATAAAGGGGATAGGAGAGAAGACAGAAAAAGATTTGAATAAATTGGGGATATTCACAGTAAGCGATATGATACAACATTATCCCAGAACCTACGATATGCATGAACCTCCGATTCCGATTACAGAACTGGTGGAAGGCAATATTGCTACAATTGAAGCATCTGTATTAAACGCAGCAGTTACAAAGCAGGTTAGGAATCTAAAAATTATCAGTTGCAGGGTAAAGGATTATTCGGGAGTTTTGACTTTAAGCTGGTTTAATATGCCCTTTTTAAAGAACAAATTAAGAATGGGCTATCATTTTATATTTCGTGGTAAAGTAGTAAGAAAAAATGGGGTACTGGTAATTGAGCAGCCCGCTATTTATACCAGAGAAGAGTATATAAAAAAAATGAATGTGTTGCAGCCGGTATATGCCTTAACCTCGGGAATAACCAATAATACAATTACCAAAGCAGTTAAAACTGCGATGGGACTGTTAGATTTCTCAAAGGATTACCTTCCAAGGCGTATTGTGAAAGAATATGAGTTGATGGCACTAAAAGGTGCATTGCAGGAAATACATTTTCCCAAGGATAAAGAGAACGTAGCAAAGGCAAGACAAAGACTGGCTTTTGATGAATTTTTTCAATTCACGCTGGCTTTGCAGGCGTTAAAGGAGAAAAAGAATGTACTCACAAATCAATTTCGTTTTTCTAAAGGAGAAGAATGCAGTACCTTCATAGAAAAGCTGCCCTATGAGTTAACCAAGGCTCAAAAGAGAGTCTGGCAAGAAATCTTAACGGATTTGACCGGAGTAAAAACTATGAATCGATTGGTGCAGGGAGATGTGGGTTCCGGAAAAACGATTTTGGCTGCTCTGGCACTTTTATTTGTAGGAGTAAACGGTTATCAGGGAAGTTTAATGGTACCGACGGAAGTATTGGCAGTACAGCATTACGAGTCCATTCGTGAAATGTTTTTAGAATATGGACTTACGGTGATTCTCTTGGTAGGCTCTATGACACAAGCAGTAAAAAGAAAGACCTATGAAAAAATTAAGAACCATGAGGTAGATATTATTATAGGCACCCATGCGTTAATACAGGAAAAGGTAGAATATGATAATCTAGCACTGGCAATTACGGATGAACAGCATCGATTTGGTGTTCGGCAAAGAGAGGCTTTATTCAACAAAGGTATCCAGCCTCATGTATTAGTAATGAGTGCAACTCCTATTCCAAGAACTCTGGCAATCATATTATATGGAGATTTGGATATATCCGTCGTTGACGAACTGCCTGCCAATAGGCTGCCGATTAAAAACTGTGTTGTCGACACCGGTTACAGGGAGACAGCCTATCGCTTTATTGCGGGGCAGGTAGCTGAGGGAAGGCAGGCATATGTAATCTGTCCCATGGTAGATGAAAGCGAGACCATAGAAGCTGAAAACGTGCTTGAATATACCGAGAAGCTGAAAGATGCATTACCCGGTAGTATAGCGGTAGAATATCTTCATGGAAAGATGAAACCTAAGGAAAAGAATGATATTATGGAACGCTTCGCTAAAGGTGAGATTCAGGTATTAGTTTCTACTACTGTAGTTGAAGTTGGTGTCAATGTTCCTAATGCGACCGTAATGATGGTGGAAAATGCAGAAAGATTTGGACTTGCCCAGTTGCATCAGCTTAGAGGCCGTGTTGGACGTGGTAAGTACCAGTCCTATTGTATACTTGTAAGTGGTTCTATGGGTAAAGATACAAAAAAACGTCTGGAAATTCTTAACCAGTCCAACGATGGTTTTTATATTGCAGGAGAAGATTTAAAGCTCCGGGGACCTGGGGATATGTTTGGCATCCGTCAAAGTGGTGATATGGAGTTTCGTATCGGGGATATTTATAATGACGCCAAGGTTTTAATGTTGGCAAATGAAGCTGCTAAAAGCTTAACTGACAAGGAAATAAGTACTATTTACGAAGAGAATCCTGTCTTGGCGCAGAAGATAAACAATTATGATATAGGCACTTTATAA
- a CDS encoding DAK2 domain-containing protein, with protein MVIKTIDAYMLQKMFLAGAKSIESKKEYINELNVFPVPDGDTGTNMTLTIMSAAKEVSQLENPTIDSLAKAISGGSLRGARGNSGVILSQLFRGFTKEIKEYTEINVTIMANAFQKAVETAYKAVMKPKEGTILTVARGGAEKAAQLVGETEDLVYFGEEVLKYMEEVLAQTPELLPVLKEAGVVDSGGQGLLEVLKGAYDALLGKEVTFEAVPARNIEINVNADIDTADIKFGYCTEFIIMLDKEYTPEMDVDFKGYLESIGDSLVVVSDDEIVKVHVHTNDPGLAIQRALTYGALSRMKIDNMREEHTEKLIKDAEKLAAKQAEVKKKEKAPEVKPKKEVGFISVSIGEGINEIFNGLGVDYIISGGQTMNPSTEDMLTAIEQVNADTIFILPNNSNIILAAQQAKDLTEDKKIVVIPSKTVPQGITAIINYVHDKTTDENEVRMTEEMKKVKSGQVTYAVRDTNIDGKEIKQGNIMGLDDKTILAVGTDISETAFQLIDSLVDDDSELISLYYGAEITEEAAGELADLITEKYPDVDVEVHFGGQPIYYYVLSVE; from the coding sequence GTGGTTATCAAGACAATAGATGCTTATATGCTTCAAAAGATGTTTCTGGCGGGAGCAAAGAGCATTGAAAGTAAGAAAGAATATATTAATGAATTGAATGTATTCCCTGTGCCTGATGGGGACACTGGAACCAATATGACTTTAACAATTATGTCTGCGGCAAAGGAAGTTAGTCAGCTGGAGAATCCAACCATAGACAGTTTAGCAAAAGCTATATCCGGCGGTTCACTTCGAGGAGCCAGAGGAAATTCCGGTGTTATTTTATCACAGTTATTCCGAGGTTTTACAAAAGAAATTAAAGAATATACTGAGATAAATGTAACCATTATGGCAAATGCGTTCCAAAAAGCGGTAGAAACTGCATATAAAGCAGTTATGAAGCCAAAAGAAGGAACCATCCTTACCGTTGCAAGAGGCGGTGCTGAAAAGGCGGCACAGCTTGTTGGTGAGACAGAAGACTTAGTATACTTTGGTGAAGAGGTGTTAAAGTATATGGAGGAAGTACTTGCCCAAACTCCGGAGCTGCTCCCTGTTTTAAAAGAAGCAGGAGTTGTGGATTCCGGCGGACAGGGACTTTTAGAAGTATTAAAAGGTGCCTATGATGCTTTACTTGGAAAAGAAGTTACTTTTGAAGCAGTACCCGCAAGAAATATTGAGATTAATGTGAATGCTGATATTGATACGGCTGATATTAAATTTGGATATTGTACGGAATTTATTATCATGTTAGACAAAGAATATACACCTGAAATGGATGTGGATTTTAAAGGATATTTAGAATCAATAGGTGATTCTTTGGTAGTTGTATCGGATGATGAAATAGTCAAGGTTCATGTACATACCAATGACCCTGGACTTGCAATCCAACGTGCATTAACCTATGGTGCTCTCTCCAGAATGAAGATTGATAACATGAGAGAAGAACACACAGAAAAACTAATAAAAGATGCCGAGAAACTGGCAGCAAAACAAGCAGAAGTGAAAAAGAAGGAAAAAGCACCTGAAGTAAAACCTAAAAAAGAAGTAGGTTTTATATCTGTTTCCATTGGGGAAGGGATCAATGAGATTTTTAACGGATTAGGTGTGGATTATATAATTTCCGGTGGTCAGACCATGAATCCTAGTACCGAAGACATGTTAACCGCCATAGAGCAGGTCAACGCCGATACTATATTTATTTTACCAAATAATAGCAACATTATATTGGCAGCACAACAGGCTAAGGATTTAACAGAGGATAAGAAGATAGTAGTTATCCCATCCAAAACCGTACCGCAGGGTATTACTGCCATTATAAATTATGTCCATGATAAAACTACCGATGAAAATGAAGTCCGCATGACCGAAGAGATGAAAAAGGTTAAAAGTGGTCAGGTAACCTATGCGGTCAGAGATACTAATATTGATGGCAAGGAAATCAAACAAGGCAATATTATGGGTCTGGACGATAAAACAATTCTTGCAGTTGGAACGGATATTTCTGAAACAGCTTTTCAGTTAATTGATAGTTTAGTGGATGATGATTCAGAATTAATCAGTCTGTATTATGGTGCGGAAATAACAGAAGAAGCGGCTGGCGAACTTGCAGATTTGATTACGGAAAAATATCCGGATGTGGACGTGGAGGTGCATTTTGGCGGACAGCCGATATACTACTATGTTCTTTCAGTTGAATAA
- a CDS encoding Asp23/Gls24 family envelope stress response protein, translating to MKGHMNTQIGEVSIDNDVLAKYAGSSAVECFGVVGMASISVKDGLVKLLKRESLSHGVNITVENNKIIIDLHIIVSYGVSISAVAENLISNVKYKVEEFTGMEVIKINIFVEGVRVID from the coding sequence ATGAAAGGACACATGAATACACAAATCGGTGAAGTATCTATAGATAATGACGTGTTGGCTAAATATGCCGGTTCTTCCGCAGTGGAGTGCTTTGGTGTAGTAGGTATGGCGTCAATCAGCGTAAAAGATGGACTTGTAAAATTATTAAAACGTGAGAGTCTAAGTCACGGTGTTAATATTACAGTTGAAAATAATAAAATCATAATTGATTTGCATATAATTGTATCCTATGGAGTAAGTATTTCAGCCGTTGCGGAGAATTTAATCAGTAATGTAAAGTATAAAGTTGAAGAATTTACTGGCATGGAAGTTATTAAAATAAATATATTTGTCGAAGGCGTTAGAGTCATAGACTAG
- the rpmB gene encoding 50S ribosomal protein L28 — translation MAKCAICEKSAHFGNAVSHSHRRSNKMWKANVKSVKIIVNGAAKKTYVCTSCLRSGKVERA, via the coding sequence ATGGCTAAATGTGCAATTTGTGAAAAAAGTGCTCACTTTGGAAATGCTGTGAGTCATTCTCATAGAAGATCTAACAAGATGTGGAAAGCGAATGTGAAATCTGTTAAAATTATCGTTAACGGTGCAGCTAAGAAAACATATGTTTGTACTTCTTGCCTTAGATCCGGTAAAGTAGAACGCGCATAA
- a CDS encoding GerW family sporulation protein: MADNNNFNATVESLFKGMDSFITTKTVVGDAVKFDDGTIILPLVDVSFGVGAGAFSKESTRNNAGGAMGGKITPSAVLVIQNGVTRLVNVKNQDSVTKILDMVPDIINRFKKDKGNDQEVTDKVNEALDKQTYDNE; the protein is encoded by the coding sequence ATGGCAGATAATAATAATTTTAATGCAACGGTGGAATCTTTATTTAAAGGAATGGACAGTTTTATTACAACTAAAACAGTGGTTGGTGATGCTGTAAAATTTGACGATGGAACCATAATCCTGCCCCTGGTAGATGTAAGCTTTGGAGTAGGAGCAGGAGCTTTTTCAAAAGAAAGTACCAGAAATAATGCAGGGGGTGCCATGGGTGGAAAGATTACCCCTAGTGCGGTGCTAGTAATTCAAAATGGTGTTACTCGTTTGGTTAATGTTAAGAACCAGGACAGTGTAACAAAAATCCTTGATATGGTACCTGATATCATAAATAGGTTTAAGAAGGACAAGGGCAATGACCAGGAAGTAACGGATAAAGTGAATGAGGCTTTGGATAAGCAGACATATGATAATGAGTAA
- a CDS encoding DUF2953 domain-containing protein encodes MLHILLFLLKIIGIVLVSLLGLLLFLIIIVLFVPIRYKLDVTVKGVIKGEAKVTWLLRAISFRATYVEEQLRMKLRILGRIFYDNQEPGRGKRKKGHKKRPRKERSRKKKENAEFSQEKSKEKDDTLKKLEIEQKPETSDETELMKESILEQKADTGQNTVTYQRTEESLTNQSEELLKMNDDSGKIQKEAAKILETPQVKKLETDTGVLRSKVSDREPDFDEEDLSFFEKFVRKISDKINTFFQKIRAVFQKIKDIFKSMIDGVFHIKEKIRKIRDFYYDKKNNAGILSTLRSLQNILKHIHPKRLDVEFEFGTGDPCSTGQILGILAVFFAYYGDSVKIIPNFEDVVYEGRVFCYGRIRLFTLLIICIKLKLDDNFNQMIKNFKQLKEDL; translated from the coding sequence ATGCTCCACATTTTATTATTCCTGTTAAAAATAATCGGAATTGTTCTAGTCTCCCTACTGGGATTGCTTTTGTTCCTTATAATTATAGTATTGTTTGTTCCTATTCGGTACAAGCTGGATGTCACTGTTAAGGGTGTTATAAAAGGAGAGGCGAAAGTAACCTGGCTGTTGCGGGCTATCTCCTTTCGAGCTACCTATGTAGAAGAACAGCTCCGAATGAAATTAAGAATATTAGGAAGAATATTTTATGATAACCAGGAACCCGGCAGAGGGAAAAGAAAGAAAGGACATAAGAAGCGGCCGAGAAAAGAACGAAGCCGCAAGAAGAAAGAGAACGCGGAATTCAGTCAGGAAAAGTCAAAAGAGAAGGACGATACACTTAAAAAATTAGAGATAGAGCAAAAGCCGGAAACTTCCGATGAAACAGAACTTATGAAAGAATCTATATTGGAGCAGAAGGCAGACACTGGTCAGAATACAGTAACCTATCAAAGAACAGAAGAATCTCTGACGAATCAAAGCGAAGAACTGCTTAAGATGAACGACGATTCTGGTAAGATCCAAAAGGAAGCAGCTAAAATCCTGGAAACACCTCAGGTAAAAAAGCTGGAAACAGACACCGGTGTTTTAAGGAGCAAAGTATCTGACCGCGAACCAGACTTTGACGAAGAGGATTTATCCTTTTTTGAAAAATTTGTTAGAAAAATATCTGATAAGATAAATACATTCTTTCAAAAAATAAGGGCTGTATTCCAGAAGATAAAAGATATTTTTAAGAGTATGATAGACGGAGTTTTTCATATTAAGGAGAAGATAAGAAAGATAAGAGACTTTTATTATGATAAGAAAAATAATGCCGGAATCTTATCCACCCTACGAAGCCTGCAAAATATACTAAAACACATCCACCCTAAGCGGCTGGATGTGGAATTTGAATTCGGAACCGGTGATCCTTGTTCCACCGGACAGATACTGGGTATTCTGGCAGTTTTTTTTGCATACTATGGTGATTCTGTTAAGATTATTCCTAATTTTGAGGATGTTGTATATGAGGGCAGAGTATTTTGCTATGGCAGAATAAGATTATTTACTTTACTAATAATATGTATAAAGCTTAAGTTGGATGATAATTTTAATCAGATGATTAAAAACTTTAAACAATTAAAGGAGGATTTATAA
- a CDS encoding rhomboid family intramembrane serine protease, whose amino-acid sequence MNFINKLNRKFGKYAIHNLMLYIIVLYALGFLLDAINPAFYSNYLMLDVKKVLQGEVWRIFTFIIQPYGGNILFLAIELYLYYMIGNSLENAWGAFRFNLYYLTGILLNVLAVFVIYFSTGGSPNLGLTYINRAMFFAFAALYPNVQFLIFYFLPVKVKYLAYLYGAMIAYDVFRLFVAKRYDLCIAIILALGNFLIYFFSTRNYKRISPKEVKRKADFRRQVRPSGRTGNVVEFKGRKTITRHKCAVCGRTELDDENLEFRFCSKCDGNYEYCMDHLFTHEHVKKPDSNN is encoded by the coding sequence ATGAATTTTATTAATAAGCTGAACCGGAAGTTTGGGAAATATGCCATTCATAATTTAATGCTGTATATTATAGTACTTTATGCATTGGGGTTTTTACTGGATGCCATAAATCCGGCATTTTATAGCAATTATCTGATGCTTGATGTTAAGAAAGTATTACAAGGCGAAGTGTGGAGAATTTTTACATTTATAATTCAGCCCTACGGTGGTAATATTTTGTTTTTGGCTATCGAACTTTATCTATATTATATGATAGGAAACTCCTTAGAAAATGCATGGGGAGCTTTTCGGTTTAATCTTTATTACTTAACAGGTATATTATTGAATGTATTGGCAGTCTTCGTTATTTACTTTTCAACAGGAGGAAGTCCGAATCTTGGGCTTACCTATATTAACAGGGCGATGTTTTTTGCTTTTGCTGCATTATATCCGAATGTACAGTTTTTGATTTTTTATTTCCTGCCGGTGAAAGTGAAATATCTGGCATATCTCTACGGTGCTATGATTGCGTATGATGTATTTCGGCTTTTTGTGGCAAAACGATATGACCTGTGTATCGCAATTATCCTTGCGTTAGGCAATTTCTTGATATACTTTTTTTCAACTAGGAATTATAAGAGAATTTCTCCAAAGGAAGTTAAAAGAAAAGCTGACTTTAGAAGACAGGTGAGACCTTCCGGCAGAACCGGTAATGTGGTAGAGTTTAAGGGCAGAAAAACCATAACCAGACATAAATGTGCAGTTTGCGGCAGGACAGAATTAGATGATGAAAACTTAGAATTCCGTTTTTGCTCAAAATGTGATGGAAACTATGAGTATTGCATGGATCATCTATTTACTCATGAACATGTGAAAAAACCCGATAGCAATAATTGA
- a CDS encoding magnesium transporter CorA family protein — translation MIEILKTYEDGTRQINSIEQGCWVVMTDPSATELLEISEACHIDIDHLRAPLDEEERSRIEVEDEYTLILVDIPTMEERNNKDRYVTIPLGIIVAKDVLVTVCLEETKVLKSFMDGRVRDFFTFKKTRFILQILYKNATVFLQYLRIIDRKSEEVERKLHISTQNSELIELLELEKSLVYFTTSLRANEVVLEKMLKIENIKQYPEDTELLEDVIVENKQAIEMANIYSGILSGTMDAFASVISNNQNIVMKFLTTVTMVMAIPTMVASFYGMNVKGIPGGESPYGFFIVIGVTFILTFLAAYIFRKKGLF, via the coding sequence ATGATTGAAATTTTAAAAACTTATGAGGATGGAACCCGTCAGATTAACTCTATAGAGCAGGGCTGTTGGGTTGTTATGACTGATCCGTCAGCAACTGAACTTTTGGAGATATCAGAGGCCTGCCATATTGATATTGACCATCTAAGAGCTCCCCTTGATGAAGAAGAAAGATCAAGAATTGAGGTTGAAGATGAGTATACTTTAATTTTGGTAGATATTCCGACTATGGAAGAAAGAAACAACAAGGATCGTTATGTGACCATTCCGCTAGGTATCATAGTTGCAAAGGATGTACTGGTAACCGTATGCCTAGAAGAAACCAAGGTGTTAAAAAGTTTTATGGACGGACGGGTTAGAGATTTCTTTACGTTCAAAAAGACCAGATTCATCTTACAGATTCTTTATAAGAATGCGACTGTATTTTTGCAATATCTGCGTATTATTGACAGGAAAAGTGAAGAGGTTGAAAGAAAGCTCCATATATCAACACAAAATAGTGAACTTATTGAACTGTTAGAGCTGGAAAAAAGTCTGGTTTATTTTACCACCTCTTTGCGAGCCAATGAAGTGGTCCTGGAGAAAATGTTAAAGATTGAAAATATCAAACAATACCCTGAGGATACAGAATTACTTGAGGATGTAATTGTCGAAAATAAACAGGCGATTGAAATGGCAAATATTTATAGTGGTATTCTAAGTGGTACTATGGATGCCTTTGCATCGGTTATCTCCAATAATCAGAATATTGTTATGAAATTTCTTACGACAGTTACCATGGTAATGGCGATTCCAACCATGGTTGCCAGCTTTTACGGAATGAACGTCAAGGGAATTCCCGGCGGTGAATCGCCGTATGGTTTTTTTATTGTTATAGGAGTAACTTTTATACTGACCTTCCTGGCTGCTTATATCTTTAGGAAGAAAGGTTTGTTTTAA